The proteins below come from a single Limnobaculum xujianqingii genomic window:
- a CDS encoding type I secretion system permease/ATPase, producing the protein MDFSPWNECVTIVAKELGINVSTNNLKHIVQNGGERGEVMHNLINYIGLQCKEINEKLEKIPALLFPVLVPLQNNQAVVVYDINETHATLSFPISPDVKTQVNLEQLELMREGALWLIYPKERIEDKRVDEFLKPYKGNWLFQLIAKDTKFYGQIALGALFGNILALSSALFSMQIYDRVIPAQSYSTLWVLFIGVMVALLMDMGLRLARSHLADAIGKKTDLFMSGMFFSRALRMKNDARPNSTGAFVAQLREIEHIRELLTSTTVVAMVDMPFILIFIAVIAFIGGPLAFAPLLAIPLVVIPGLIAQWPLSRLSQKGIRESAIRNAMLVETVEGLEDIKIMQAEDRFLRTWNECNITTAQISLEQRHWSSLITNWCQFIQQLVYISVIALGVYLVINNDITTGTLIACSILSSRTVAPLGQLASVLTRWQHAKMAKTGLDEFLKKPLDQKPFSETLHTDEIKGNFSLKNVKYRFSPDAPMVLDVDRLEIKPGEKVAILGSIGAGKSSLLRLISGIAEATEGELLLDGLVMKDISNNDIRRDIAYLPQGAQLFHGTIRDNLIMGKPQTSIEQIVDVLNIAGAASLLKTGKGLDLSIAEGGRGLSGGQKQTLLLARTLLRNSPVLFLDEPTANMDEKLENHVVASLRDHIKDKTFVVVTHRQAPLRLVDRVIVMNQGNIILDGPRDLVLQKLQATN; encoded by the coding sequence ATGGATTTCTCTCCATGGAATGAATGCGTGACGATTGTTGCCAAAGAGTTAGGCATAAATGTCAGCACAAATAATTTAAAACATATCGTTCAGAATGGTGGTGAACGTGGTGAAGTAATGCATAACCTGATAAATTACATTGGGTTACAATGCAAAGAAATTAATGAAAAATTAGAGAAAATTCCTGCGCTATTATTTCCTGTATTAGTCCCATTACAAAATAACCAGGCTGTTGTGGTATATGATATTAATGAAACTCATGCCACATTATCATTTCCTATATCTCCAGATGTTAAAACTCAGGTTAATTTAGAACAGCTGGAATTAATGAGAGAAGGTGCGCTTTGGTTAATTTATCCAAAAGAAAGAATAGAAGACAAACGTGTTGATGAATTCCTTAAACCTTATAAAGGAAATTGGTTATTTCAATTAATCGCTAAAGACACTAAGTTTTATGGGCAAATTGCTCTGGGTGCCTTATTTGGTAACATTCTTGCCCTCTCCAGCGCCCTCTTTTCTATGCAGATTTATGATCGGGTTATTCCTGCACAGTCCTATTCAACATTATGGGTTCTGTTTATCGGGGTAATGGTTGCACTGCTGATGGATATGGGTTTACGCCTTGCCCGAAGCCATTTGGCCGACGCGATTGGTAAGAAAACTGACCTGTTTATGTCAGGTATGTTTTTCTCCCGGGCTTTGAGGATGAAAAATGACGCCCGACCAAATTCCACCGGTGCCTTTGTTGCTCAACTGCGAGAAATTGAACATATCCGTGAGTTGCTGACGTCAACAACTGTCGTCGCCATGGTGGATATGCCATTTATTCTGATCTTTATTGCGGTGATTGCATTTATTGGCGGTCCTCTGGCATTTGCGCCATTGCTGGCGATTCCACTGGTAGTTATTCCTGGTTTGATTGCTCAATGGCCGCTGTCTCGTTTATCCCAGAAAGGTATTCGTGAAAGTGCTATTCGTAACGCCATGCTGGTAGAAACGGTTGAAGGTCTGGAAGATATTAAGATCATGCAGGCTGAAGATCGTTTTCTACGCACCTGGAATGAATGTAATATCACTACGGCTCAAATCTCTTTAGAACAGAGACACTGGTCAAGCCTGATTACTAACTGGTGTCAGTTTATTCAACAGTTAGTGTATATCAGCGTCATCGCGCTGGGTGTTTATCTGGTAATTAATAACGATATCACTACCGGTACTTTGATTGCCTGCTCCATCTTATCCAGCAGAACCGTAGCGCCGTTAGGACAGCTGGCATCAGTATTAACCCGTTGGCAACACGCCAAAATGGCTAAAACCGGTTTAGATGAATTCCTGAAAAAACCACTGGACCAAAAGCCATTCAGCGAAACGCTGCATACCGATGAGATCAAAGGCAACTTCAGTTTAAAAAACGTCAAATATCGCTTTAGCCCTGATGCTCCAATGGTATTGGATGTTGACCGACTGGAGATTAAACCAGGAGAAAAAGTCGCCATTCTGGGTTCTATCGGTGCCGGAAAATCTTCACTGCTACGCCTGATCTCCGGTATCGCTGAAGCGACAGAAGGTGAACTGCTGCTTGATGGGTTGGTGATGAAGGATATTTCCAATAACGATATTCGCCGCGATATCGCTTATTTACCACAGGGCGCGCAGCTGTTTCACGGCACCATCAGAGACAATTTGATTATGGGTAAACCTCAAACCTCCATCGAACAAATTGTTGATGTATTAAATATTGCCGGTGCTGCCAGCCTGTTGAAAACCGGGAAAGGTCTGGATTTATCCATTGCCGAAGGCGGTCGGGGGTTATCGGGTGGTCAGAAGCAAACGTTATTGCTGGCCAGAACCCTGCTGCGCAACTCCCCTGTTCTGTTCCTTGATGAACCAACAGCCAATATGGATGAGAAGTTGGAAAACCATGTAGTTGCTTCACTACGCGATCATATTAAAGACAAAACTTTTGTGGTGGTTACCCACCGCCAGGCCCCTTTAAGGTTGGTTGACCGAGTTATTGTCATGAATCAGGGGAATATCATCCTTGATGGGCCAAGGGATCTTGTATTGCAAAAGTTGCAAGCAACTAATTAG
- a CDS encoding HlyD family type I secretion periplasmic adaptor subunit yields the protein MSLFSKKKKTISMHGDPVQKHTYIIWMILLTCFALLLWANYAELDEVTNGQGTVITWNRSQIIQARDGGVIRELMVREGDLVNAGQQLAVLDATRFQAGYDEIGAKVKGLAVSIARLTTEIKDDNSKPDFLLLLREFSGGIAYKDMSDEELLADNKVLIDHEMSLLITRRRGLDENISGLQRSLKLTVNELNLIRPLVVKGAVSQVEELRLRREENELKNKITEARNHYFEQAKEELVKKKNELDSIYFQLLQRKDQLTSTVINSPVKGIVKDVQVTTVGGVLEPGGKLMEVVPSEDQLVIEVKINPRDIAFIHPNQKAIVKVSAYESSIYGTMDATVERISPDTIQDQVRREQYYYKVFVRTERSALETPDGKVHEIVPGMLATVDIKTGKKSVLDYLIKPLNKAKEALRER from the coding sequence ATGAGTTTGTTTAGTAAGAAGAAAAAAACCATCAGCATGCATGGCGATCCGGTACAAAAGCATACCTATATCATCTGGATGATTTTATTAACCTGCTTTGCCCTACTCTTATGGGCCAACTATGCAGAACTGGATGAAGTTACCAATGGTCAGGGAACGGTTATTACCTGGAACCGTTCACAAATAATTCAAGCCAGAGATGGCGGTGTTATTCGTGAATTGATGGTGCGCGAAGGCGATCTGGTGAATGCTGGTCAGCAATTAGCCGTTTTGGACGCTACTCGCTTTCAGGCTGGATACGACGAAATTGGTGCAAAAGTTAAAGGACTGGCAGTAAGCATCGCTCGTTTAACCACTGAGATAAAAGATGACAACAGTAAGCCAGACTTCTTGTTATTACTACGTGAGTTCAGCGGCGGTATTGCCTATAAGGACATGTCAGATGAAGAGCTGTTAGCGGATAACAAAGTACTGATTGATCACGAAATGTCTCTGCTCATCACCCGTCGCAGAGGTTTGGATGAAAACATATCGGGCCTACAGCGCAGCTTAAAACTGACCGTCAATGAATTGAACCTGATTCGTCCATTAGTAGTAAAAGGAGCCGTAAGTCAGGTTGAAGAGCTGCGTTTAAGAAGAGAAGAAAACGAGCTGAAAAATAAAATCACTGAAGCTCGTAACCATTACTTTGAACAGGCTAAAGAAGAGCTGGTTAAAAAGAAAAATGAACTGGACTCCATCTACTTCCAACTGTTGCAAAGAAAAGATCAGTTAACCAGTACGGTGATCAACTCACCGGTAAAAGGCATCGTCAAAGACGTACAGGTGACTACTGTTGGCGGCGTACTGGAACCGGGTGGAAAGCTGATGGAAGTGGTGCCATCCGAAGATCAATTGGTCATCGAAGTAAAAATAAATCCAAGGGATATTGCATTTATTCATCCAAATCAAAAGGCAATTGTGAAGGTTAGTGCCTATGAATCATCAATCTACGGAACTATGGATGCAACAGTAGAGCGAATCTCTCCGGATACTATTCAGGATCAGGTACGCCGTGAACAGTACTACTACAAAGTTTTTGTTCGTACTGAACGTTCTGCACTGGAAACACCTGACGGCAAGGTTCATGAAATTGTCCCGGGAATGTTGGCTACGGTTGATATCAAAACAGGGAAAAAATCAGTACTCGATTATCTGATTAAACCATTGAATAAAGCCAAAGAAGCGCTGAGGGAAAGATAA
- a CDS encoding TolC family protein, translated as MIRYNKIMLTLVVSYFSTLSAEINAETLNETLQMAVNRSPTIKYHSGKIASAESTIGEARSGWLPNVSLNAGNEVMRSNKKDSDGSNTYSVKVDQTLFDFGRVGDQVDYAEHNKSSEVYTAHDEAEVLSSKVSETYLNILKYEQLIDINKKNTIEHRNILGLAEARASGGVDSRGDVEQVEVRIKGLDAELANYEAQLKAAQEDYYILVGKRPSGLSIPDVSALKAKLAVKMKERISASPRVEAIRSNRDAAAAEYAYTSKSWLPALSVSVSQGKLSTSGENDTVVMLNVNSNIFDGGGALYRSKGAAQRVESARWNIQKSIEDLSTKVSQMYQEALSQENQSNIYAQRILHSQEVKELYHEQYKVNRRSVLDLLNSEQELFQTMSNKVNADFNFRVLLIRVFSELGEINKAFNIKVKFEEEDSGNLVSNLFGGNKQSQKEPEAQITEEVIPEPIVIPATSKVNSRPEIVYTPNVQNTVTSKPEMATPPNIQATPQNIQTTVINRSDVTEPRNVSTTVANRPEISPSQNIQTTVISRPDVAISQNVPTTVVNRPEIAPSQTVQTRTIERPQVSMPTSNNNNNSNDGYITKPYKYSESQTIQTPASAIQENIRKEQITKPVIRSTPKGIDDPMLLIGVRKK; from the coding sequence GTGATTCGATATAACAAAATCATGCTTACGCTGGTTGTCAGCTACTTTTCCACGCTGTCAGCAGAAATAAACGCCGAAACATTAAATGAAACACTGCAAATGGCAGTCAATCGTTCACCTACGATCAAATATCATTCGGGGAAAATTGCCTCCGCAGAGAGCACCATTGGGGAAGCCCGAAGCGGTTGGTTACCTAACGTTTCTCTTAATGCTGGCAACGAGGTTATGCGCAGCAACAAAAAAGACAGCGATGGCAGCAATACCTATTCGGTCAAAGTTGATCAAACCCTGTTCGACTTTGGCCGGGTTGGCGATCAGGTTGACTATGCTGAACATAATAAATCTTCAGAGGTATACACTGCTCATGATGAAGCCGAAGTGCTGTCATCAAAAGTTTCTGAAACCTATTTGAATATTCTGAAATATGAGCAGCTAATTGATATCAATAAAAAGAATACCATCGAACACCGCAACATTCTTGGTCTGGCAGAAGCCAGAGCCAGTGGTGGTGTAGATAGCCGTGGTGATGTTGAACAGGTTGAAGTACGGATCAAGGGATTAGATGCGGAGCTGGCTAACTATGAGGCCCAGTTGAAAGCCGCACAGGAAGATTACTACATTCTGGTGGGCAAACGCCCTTCCGGATTAAGTATTCCTGACGTTAGTGCGTTGAAAGCTAAACTTGCCGTGAAAATGAAAGAACGTATTTCAGCGTCACCGCGGGTTGAAGCCATCAGATCTAACAGAGATGCTGCCGCTGCAGAATATGCTTACACCAGTAAAAGCTGGCTCCCTGCCCTAAGCGTTTCGGTTTCTCAAGGAAAGTTAAGTACTTCCGGAGAAAATGACACGGTAGTGATGCTAAACGTAAACAGTAATATCTTCGATGGCGGCGGCGCGCTCTATCGCAGCAAGGGTGCAGCTCAACGGGTAGAAAGCGCCCGCTGGAACATTCAAAAATCCATCGAGGATTTATCCACTAAAGTCTCCCAGATGTATCAGGAAGCGCTGAGCCAGGAAAATCAATCCAATATTTATGCTCAACGTATTCTCCATTCACAGGAGGTAAAAGAGCTTTACCATGAACAATACAAAGTAAACCGTCGTTCTGTCCTGGATTTATTAAACTCAGAACAGGAGCTTTTTCAGACCATGAGCAATAAAGTGAATGCGGATTTTAACTTCCGGGTTCTGCTTATTCGCGTATTTTCTGAGTTAGGTGAGATAAATAAAGCATTTAATATCAAAGTAAAATTTGAAGAAGAAGACAGTGGTAATTTAGTTTCTAACCTATTTGGTGGCAATAAGCAGTCTCAGAAAGAGCCTGAAGCCCAAATAACAGAAGAAGTAATACCGGAACCAATAGTGATTCCTGCTACGTCGAAGGTAAACAGCAGACCAGAAATCGTCTATACACCAAACGTACAAAACACAGTGACCAGTAAACCAGAAATGGCTACACCACCGAATATTCAAGCTACACCACAAAATATTCAAACAACTGTGATTAACCGGTCTGATGTAACTGAACCGCGAAATGTCTCAACTACTGTGGCTAACAGGCCTGAAATTTCGCCATCACAAAATATTCAAACAACCGTGATTAGCAGACCAGATGTAGCTATATCACAAAATGTCCCAACCACCGTGGTTAACCGACCTGAAATTGCACCATCACAAACGGTTCAAACCAGAACTATTGAGCGTCCGCAAGTTTCTATGCCGACCTCAAATAATAACAATAATAGCAATGATGGTTATATCACTAAGCCATATAAATACTCTGAATCGCAGACAATCCAAACTCCGGCGTCAGCAATTCAGGAAAACATCAGAAAAGAGCAAATTACTAAACCCGTTATTCGTTCTACGCCGAAAGGAATAGATGATCCCATGCTTTTAATTGGGGTCAGAAAGAAATAA
- a CDS encoding response regulator transcription factor, translating to MDKGKIKTLIVDNNQFVCFAISEILKNTDFLDIVGAIHSTTGVVDMIKNQDIQLVLINIDLINNDKDKLVKEIHGENSSTKIIGLTSENSNSNIINSLDVSIDGIIDKTNDIESLTLVSKLVMNGFQCIPKNKLCNDKVNKTAMLTNREREILQFITQGMSNKDIAEKLNISSKTVSVHRYNIMFKLEIKNSLDLFKLGSFSI from the coding sequence ATGGACAAAGGCAAAATAAAGACATTAATTGTCGATAATAATCAATTCGTATGTTTCGCGATCAGTGAAATCTTAAAAAACACTGACTTTCTGGATATCGTAGGTGCTATTCATTCTACAACTGGCGTTGTTGATATGATTAAAAATCAAGATATACAGCTGGTATTGATTAATATTGATCTGATCAATAATGATAAAGATAAACTGGTAAAAGAAATACATGGTGAAAATTCATCAACTAAGATCATTGGACTAACTTCAGAAAATTCGAACTCCAATATCATCAATTCATTAGATGTGTCAATTGATGGAATTATCGATAAAACCAATGATATCGAATCACTTACCTTAGTCTCTAAACTAGTGATGAATGGCTTCCAGTGTATTCCAAAAAATAAACTGTGTAATGATAAAGTCAATAAAACAGCGATGCTAACCAATCGTGAACGCGAGATATTACAATTCATTACCCAAGGAATGTCTAATAAAGATATCGCAGAAAAGCTAAATATTAGTAGCAAAACCGTTAGCGTTCATCGCTATAATATTATGTTTAAACTGGAGATAAAAAATTCTCTTGATCTGTTTAAACTGGGTAGTTTTTCTATCTAA
- a CDS encoding DUF3313 domain-containing protein gives MLAMKHISAAVVIGSLLLGGCTSKVADTKDYSGFLSDYSKLHKAESASGQEVLRWVDPSFKAQNYQNLYYEPIVYYPTPKPNAQVTQQTLDQVLAYTNQNIKAAFGQRLNLVNSAKTPNTLIFRGAITGVAASTEGLQFYEVIPVALVIAGTMAATGERDQDTTLLFEGQLIDASTGKTVFEVVRKGFGKQLSNDSQKVTAEDLKKIVTDMASDIQRYRE, from the coding sequence ATGTTGGCGATGAAGCATATCTCCGCAGCAGTAGTTATCGGTAGTCTTTTATTAGGCGGTTGTACTTCGAAGGTTGCAGACACTAAAGATTACTCTGGTTTTTTATCTGATTACTCCAAATTGCACAAAGCTGAAAGCGCGTCAGGACAGGAAGTATTGCGCTGGGTTGATCCATCGTTTAAAGCTCAAAATTATCAAAATCTTTATTATGAACCAATCGTTTATTACCCGACACCAAAGCCTAATGCACAAGTTACGCAACAAACTCTGGATCAGGTATTAGCATATACCAACCAAAATATTAAGGCTGCTTTTGGCCAGCGTCTGAATCTGGTTAATTCAGCTAAAACACCAAACACACTGATTTTCCGTGGTGCAATTACCGGTGTTGCTGCCTCTACCGAGGGCTTACAGTTTTATGAAGTTATCCCTGTTGCTTTAGTGATTGCTGGCACAATGGCAGCAACCGGAGAGCGTGATCAAGACACAACGCTGCTGTTTGAAGGTCAATTAATTGATGCCAGCACGGGTAAAACTGTGTTCGAAGTGGTACGCAAAGGATTTGGCAAACAGTTGAGTAATGATTCCCAAAAAGTAACGGCAGAAGATCTTAAGAAAATCGTTACCGATATGGCATCGGATATTCAACGTTACAGAGAGTAA
- a CDS encoding helix-turn-helix domain-containing protein: MTSSSKYHEKSSHGLDIVNKFEVVEGGYFERRIISFEHNNEARNFRLALGETRLESGHHLGATIGRGKASSEYVYLGLTIKGGEYTRYNGIPTGVGNLHIFPEGIDILYQSMGEGEWFTYAIARERLQEALNAYHSGKIKLIPQQVMTFPLKAENYEQLKTMFMDIRQMANKPGETELSEDVSRMLSTALLNSFIEAIFASESQADPIKPNSLALLHGQLIMATEQLILSGPENNLKLSDLAKATGYTLRALEFIFKNSVGMSPKNWFWNMRMNGALRDLMDAGPNVTVSDVATKWGFQYLARFSAQYRDIFGELPSKTLSRARGKNK; this comes from the coding sequence ATGACATCCTCGTCAAAGTATCATGAAAAAAGTAGCCATGGACTGGATATAGTAAATAAATTTGAAGTAGTGGAAGGAGGCTACTTTGAACGGAGGATCATAAGTTTTGAACATAATAATGAAGCGCGTAATTTTAGACTGGCATTAGGTGAAACTCGTCTGGAGTCCGGACACCATCTGGGCGCGACCATTGGCAGAGGAAAGGCATCTTCAGAATATGTTTATCTGGGCCTTACTATTAAAGGCGGTGAGTATACGCGATATAACGGTATACCCACAGGGGTTGGTAACTTGCATATTTTTCCTGAAGGGATTGATATTCTTTATCAGTCGATGGGTGAGGGTGAATGGTTTACTTACGCGATTGCCAGAGAGAGGCTACAGGAAGCGTTAAATGCATATCATAGTGGAAAAATTAAGCTGATACCTCAGCAGGTCATGACTTTCCCGCTGAAAGCTGAAAACTACGAGCAGTTAAAAACTATGTTTATGGATATCAGACAGATGGCCAATAAACCAGGTGAGACAGAATTAAGTGAAGATGTATCCCGAATGCTGTCAACTGCACTACTGAATAGCTTTATTGAAGCTATTTTTGCTTCCGAAAGTCAAGCTGACCCAATAAAGCCCAATAGTTTAGCGTTACTTCACGGGCAACTAATAATGGCTACTGAGCAATTAATATTGTCAGGGCCAGAAAACAACCTCAAATTGAGCGATCTGGCTAAAGCTACCGGTTATACCCTGAGAGCTTTAGAGTTTATTTTTAAAAATTCGGTAGGAATGTCGCCTAAAAACTGGTTTTGGAATATGCGAATGAATGGGGCATTGCGCGACCTTATGGATGCCGGGCCGAATGTTACTGTATCAGATGTGGCTACCAAATGGGGGTTCCAATATCTGGCTCGTTTCTCTGCACAATATCGCGATATATTTGGTGAGTTACCGAGTAAAACCTTAAGTCGGGCCAGAGGAAAAAATAAGTAA
- a CDS encoding manganese-dependent inorganic pyrophosphatase — translation MISVFGHLNPDSDSICCAIVVSDWLNFTEQSAMAYRLGELNPETEFILSQAQCLSPPLLEHNITGQPVWLVDFSDLEQGPENLNKSQVIGLIDHHRLGSLITAEPLDAWIRRVGCCATLVFDIVTRTPGYQLSPSHALLLLAAILSDTIAFQSPTTTEQDREAAHKLSLIAKVDLDTFIIKLLDAKTDISGLSIERLLRKDEKNYLIGKYKLILGQIEVSDFHAIENQVPALQQEMEKRAQSEGLDFYVLMITSLFSSQSCLYFSQNNPISQSPITIENMLSRKKQLVPWLTQKLNADK, via the coding sequence ATGATCTCGGTATTCGGCCATCTAAACCCGGACAGTGATTCAATATGCTGCGCTATTGTTGTCAGCGACTGGTTAAACTTCACTGAACAATCCGCAATGGCTTATCGCCTGGGGGAACTAAATCCAGAAACTGAGTTTATTCTGTCACAAGCACAGTGCCTTTCACCTCCATTGCTTGAGCACAACATTACAGGCCAGCCGGTCTGGCTGGTTGACTTCAGTGATTTAGAACAAGGCCCGGAGAATCTGAATAAAAGTCAGGTGATCGGTTTAATAGACCATCACCGTCTTGGGTCACTGATCACCGCAGAGCCTCTGGATGCCTGGATAAGAAGAGTCGGTTGTTGCGCGACGCTGGTTTTTGATATTGTTACCCGTACTCCGGGTTATCAACTAAGCCCATCACATGCATTACTGCTGCTGGCTGCGATACTCAGCGATACCATTGCTTTTCAGTCACCCACCACCACAGAGCAGGACCGAGAAGCGGCACACAAACTAAGCCTGATAGCTAAAGTAGATTTGGACACCTTTATCATTAAGTTACTGGATGCCAAAACCGATATCAGTGGGCTCAGTATTGAACGCTTGCTGCGAAAAGATGAGAAGAACTACCTTATTGGTAAATATAAGTTAATTCTTGGTCAGATAGAGGTCAGTGATTTCCACGCTATTGAAAATCAAGTGCCGGCACTGCAGCAGGAAATGGAAAAACGGGCACAGAGTGAAGGGTTGGACTTTTATGTCTTGATGATAACCTCTCTGTTTAGCTCACAAAGCTGTCTCTATTTCTCCCAAAATAATCCAATAAGTCAGTCACCAATTACCATTGAAAATATGTTAAGTCGCAAAAAGCAGCTAGTACCCTGGTTAACCCAAAAACTGAATGCAGACAAATAA
- the yjbD gene encoding DUF3811 domain-containing protein, whose translation MKKLTLKDLTESQLQQIKMKQAQLKRELGRSLTNSELNKAKEDVIAQIMKELEKEEKKARAEKKKDKYVPSDETFSWSKKNHSRGVR comes from the coding sequence ATGAAAAAGTTAACCTTAAAAGACTTAACTGAAAGCCAGCTACAGCAAATCAAAATGAAACAGGCGCAGTTAAAAAGGGAATTAGGCCGCTCTTTAACCAATAGTGAACTCAATAAAGCAAAAGAGGACGTTATTGCCCAAATAATGAAAGAGTTAGAAAAAGAAGAGAAAAAGGCCCGGGCAGAAAAGAAAAAAGATAAATACGTTCCCAGCGATGAAACCTTTAGCTGGAGCAAGAAGAATCATTCCAGAGGTGTTCGGTAG
- a CDS encoding MFS transporter — protein MPLVTQTFNHKALMRIAIVMAFIQFTNALEYMAITPVFAFMADGFSVPVSFSGYVSGMYTLGAVLSGIFAFYWIDRFNKKQFLIKNMVLLGTLTFLSTLTTHFDILLALRFCAGLVGGTTMGVGTSILINYAPANLRGKMLATVIASFSMVSIVGMPAVLFLCTHYGWQSALWLISALCLLSLPLIVFIIPKDTAISGVKANLSIDTQTLLFASCAALVQFSPMLIIPILTPLMTQFMGAQQNLLPLLFLSGGIAGYLSTKITGVLTLHLSALMLATISTLLFVASLLIPAMGYHNAALFIILFLGASYSRLVSASSVAVLYPEDEKRASFSSLQTAIMYLITTLAFFLSSLLLPEQGITTQNLNRLLVISALAASGFPIMVIILQKKLVKRTI, from the coding sequence ATGCCACTGGTCACACAGACGTTTAATCATAAAGCCCTCATGCGGATAGCTATTGTAATGGCTTTTATCCAGTTCACTAATGCGCTGGAATATATGGCGATAACGCCTGTTTTTGCTTTTATGGCAGACGGATTTTCGGTTCCCGTATCATTTTCTGGCTATGTCTCTGGTATGTACACACTGGGCGCCGTCCTTTCCGGAATTTTTGCTTTTTATTGGATCGACCGATTTAATAAAAAACAATTCTTGATTAAGAATATGGTGCTGCTGGGAACACTAACATTTTTGTCCACACTCACTACTCATTTTGACATTCTTCTGGCACTACGATTTTGCGCAGGATTGGTTGGTGGTACAACAATGGGGGTGGGTACGAGTATTTTGATAAATTATGCCCCGGCAAACTTACGTGGAAAAATGCTGGCAACGGTGATTGCATCATTTTCGATGGTAAGTATCGTCGGAATGCCAGCTGTATTATTTTTGTGCACACACTATGGTTGGCAAAGTGCGCTGTGGTTAATCAGCGCACTTTGCCTGTTATCTTTACCATTGATAGTATTTATTATTCCCAAGGATACGGCCATATCAGGCGTGAAGGCCAACCTGTCTATTGATACTCAAACCTTACTTTTCGCCTCTTGTGCTGCATTGGTACAATTTAGTCCAATGCTGATTATTCCCATTTTAACTCCATTAATGACGCAGTTTATGGGAGCACAACAAAACCTGTTACCCTTATTGTTCTTGAGCGGAGGGATTGCAGGTTATCTGTCTACAAAAATAACAGGTGTTCTAACATTGCATTTATCTGCCCTGATGTTAGCAACCATTTCAACCCTGCTCTTTGTAGCAAGTTTGCTGATTCCTGCGATGGGCTATCATAATGCAGCTCTATTTATAATCTTATTTCTTGGAGCTTCATATAGCCGACTTGTTTCCGCTTCGTCAGTTGCTGTCCTGTATCCTGAGGATGAAAAAAGAGCCAGTTTTTCTTCACTGCAGACAGCAATTATGTATCTGATAACAACTCTCGCATTCTTTCTGTCTTCCTTATTACTACCGGAACAGGGGATAACAACGCAAAATCTAAACAGACTTTTGGTTATCAGTGCATTAGCCGCATCTGGATTTCCCATAATGGTCATAATACTTCAAAAGAAACTGGTTAAACGTACTATCTAG
- a CDS encoding c-type cytochrome: protein MKTGYLGLMLLLFGWVCPAIAAQPEQKFYNMNCASCHGKKGEKTALNKARPLISLKEQQIVEALTERRNGDVKGAGNQVKKRLTDEDIKNLAKFIPTMK from the coding sequence ATGAAAACGGGTTATTTGGGGCTAATGTTGCTGTTGTTCGGCTGGGTATGTCCGGCAATAGCGGCGCAACCAGAACAGAAATTTTATAACATGAACTGTGCTTCCTGCCATGGCAAGAAGGGCGAAAAAACGGCTCTCAATAAGGCTCGACCACTAATCAGCCTGAAAGAACAACAGATTGTTGAGGCGTTGACAGAGCGGCGCAATGGCGATGTGAAAGGGGCCGGGAATCAGGTTAAAAAACGTCTGACGGATGAAGATATTAAAAATCTGGCGAAGTTTATTCCGACGATGAAGTAA
- a CDS encoding TlpA family protein disulfide reductase has protein sequence MRFNIAKSGVLLLIGAALLLTGCKEEKAKIGTQAPTLAAYDLSGNKASLEQWKGKYVYLNFWASNCGGCLAEMPTLEKLSQEYRDNIVVVGINTDKEDANIQALLTDMKVSFPNVRDQLAITQERYQVIGTPTSFLIDPQGTLQGQYVGMMHEPQLKAIFQKAKG, from the coding sequence ATGCGGTTTAACATAGCTAAATCAGGCGTACTGCTGCTTATCGGTGCAGCATTGTTGCTGACAGGGTGTAAAGAAGAAAAGGCTAAGATTGGCACTCAGGCACCTACGCTGGCAGCTTATGATTTATCCGGTAATAAAGCCTCACTGGAACAGTGGAAAGGAAAATATGTTTACCTGAATTTCTGGGCTTCCAACTGTGGTGGTTGTCTGGCAGAGATGCCAACGCTGGAGAAGCTGAGTCAGGAATATCGGGATAACATCGTGGTGGTTGGTATTAATACCGATAAAGAAGATGCCAATATTCAAGCGTTATTGACGGATATGAAGGTTTCATTCCCTAACGTACGCGATCAACTGGCGATTACTCAGGAGCGCTATCAGGTGATTGGTACGCCAACATCGTTTTTGATAGACCCACAAGGAACATTACAGGGTCAATATGTCGGGATGATGCATGAGCCTCAGCTAAAAGCTATTTTCCAGAAAGCTAAGGGATAA